CTTGGCGGTGACTTCCGACTGCGTGATGCAGAAGCACACGAAAAGTGGTATAAGAAGACAGCTCCAGACCGAATAAGCCAGAGTAAAGGTATTTACGGTTTAACAGAATTTCATCGAGAAAAGATTGCGAACGCTGAATTTATATCAAATCCAGGATGTTATCCTACTAGTGTATCGCTAGGGTTAGCGCCACTATTGTTACATGATTTCATAGAAACAAAAGGTATTATCATTGATGCAAAATCAGGCACTTCAGGTGCTGGTCGAGCAGCCGCTGTAGGAACTCTGTTTTCAGAAGTACAAGAAAGTATCCACGCTTATAAAATTGGCGAGCATCAACATACACCAGAGATTGAACAATTCTTAAGCGATTTAACGAATAAAGAATTGCGCGTAACTTTTACACCCCACCTTGTTCCGATGACAAGGGGAATACTAAGTACGATGTACGGTCAATTAACGGATAAAGCGAAGGCAGCAGGGATTACGACGGAAGGCTTGGTAGATTTCTATCGTGAGTTCTACGCGAAAGAAAAGTTTGTAAGAATTCATAAATCTGGGCAATTTCCAAAGACTAAGCTAGTATATGGAACGAATTTCTGTAATATTGGTGTATATGTTGATTCTCGTACAGATCAAGTTGTCGTTGTATCGGCTATTGATAATATGGTGAAAGGCGCTGCCGGCCAAGCGATACAAAACATGAATGTAATGTGTGGTTGGGAAGAAGCCACAGGAATCGATTTACTACCGTTGATTCCATAATCAGGATCCCGTCGTAGTTGAAGCTTCAATAATGTAAGCTGTATAAACAAAGAAATGAATATAATGCATAAATATACATCGTTATGCATTGTATGATAATAAAGCTTGTGAATTTTACAAGAAACAGAATTGATGATTGACGCGAATAGTTTTAGAGATATGAAATGAAACCGAAGAGATAAGAGGATAGGAGTGTTTATACAATGAAAAAGAATTTTACGATTATAGATAATGGGACTGTTACTACACCAAAAGGT
The nucleotide sequence above comes from Desulfuribacillus stibiiarsenatis. Encoded proteins:
- the argC gene encoding N-acetyl-gamma-glutamyl-phosphate reductase, translated to MKVGIIGVTGYGGIELLRWLKGHPHIKVAYLGSHSQVGIDLVDVYPHLEGQLSHVIDTELKAIDMDLIASSCEFVFLSLPSGVSSQWVPQLLERGLKVVDLGGDFRLRDAEAHEKWYKKTAPDRISQSKGIYGLTEFHREKIANAEFISNPGCYPTSVSLGLAPLLLHDFIETKGIIIDAKSGTSGAGRAAAVGTLFSEVQESIHAYKIGEHQHTPEIEQFLSDLTNKELRVTFTPHLVPMTRGILSTMYGQLTDKAKAAGITTEGLVDFYREFYAKEKFVRIHKSGQFPKTKLVYGTNFCNIGVYVDSRTDQVVVVSAIDNMVKGAAGQAIQNMNVMCGWEEATGIDLLPLIP